The Streptomyces sp. Je 1-332 genome has a window encoding:
- a CDS encoding ROK family transcriptional regulator, translating to MSKELIEATGGAMAGTPHGEPGSAQHILHLVSSGAASSRSDLVRELGLAPSTVSLRVQELVTAGVLTESGEGASRGGRRPRLLRVHAQGGVALAADLGSHHARIGVVDLGGTVLDAVDLPHDITAGPESAVDWLCGQVAELGARQRESGRTIRALGVAFPGPVQPGQGRVMSPSRMPGWHRYPLRDVLAERLGMPVTVDNDATMMAVGEHRTARPGLDHLVVVKAGRGIGSGVIVAGRPHDGAGGSAGDISHVRIEAAGDRPCSCGNIGCLETVASGAALIRELAEQGVEVEDTTDLLRLVADGDPRATTLVRTAGRHIGTVLSVVVNFFNPQAVALGGVLATAEPLVAAVRGVLYERCLPLATADLEITTTVTGRDAGLLGAGLTALRQNLPITPAPQDPSSQEESAQA from the coding sequence ATGTCGAAAGAACTGATCGAAGCAACTGGGGGCGCCATGGCCGGAACACCGCACGGCGAACCGGGGTCGGCGCAGCACATCCTGCACCTGGTCTCCTCGGGCGCCGCCTCCTCCCGGTCCGATCTGGTACGCGAACTGGGGCTCGCCCCCTCCACCGTGTCGCTGCGCGTGCAGGAACTCGTCACCGCCGGCGTGCTCACCGAATCCGGCGAGGGAGCCTCGCGCGGTGGCCGCCGCCCCCGGCTGCTCCGCGTCCACGCGCAGGGCGGCGTCGCCCTCGCCGCCGACCTCGGCAGCCACCACGCCCGCATCGGCGTCGTCGACCTCGGTGGCACGGTCCTCGACGCCGTCGACCTGCCGCACGACATCACCGCGGGGCCCGAGTCCGCCGTCGACTGGCTCTGCGGCCAGGTCGCCGAACTGGGCGCCCGGCAGCGGGAGTCGGGCCGCACCATCCGGGCACTCGGGGTGGCCTTCCCCGGCCCGGTGCAGCCCGGTCAGGGCCGTGTCATGAGCCCGTCCCGCATGCCAGGCTGGCACCGCTACCCACTGCGCGACGTCCTCGCCGAACGCCTCGGCATGCCCGTCACCGTCGACAACGACGCCACGATGATGGCCGTCGGCGAACACCGCACCGCGCGCCCCGGACTCGACCACCTGGTCGTCGTCAAGGCGGGCCGCGGCATCGGCAGTGGCGTCATCGTGGCCGGCCGCCCGCACGACGGCGCGGGCGGCTCCGCGGGCGACATCAGTCACGTGCGCATCGAGGCGGCGGGCGACCGTCCGTGCAGCTGCGGCAACATCGGCTGCCTGGAGACCGTGGCGAGCGGCGCCGCCCTCATCCGCGAACTCGCCGAACAGGGCGTCGAGGTGGAGGACACCACCGACCTTCTGCGCCTGGTCGCCGACGGCGACCCGCGGGCCACCACCCTCGTGCGCACCGCGGGACGGCACATCGGCACGGTCCTGTCCGTCGTCGTGAACTTCTTCAACCCCCAGGCCGTCGCCCTCGGCGGCGTACTCGCCACCGCCGAACCACTCGTCGCCGCCGTACGCGGTGTCCTCTACGAGCGCTGCCTGCCCCTGGCCACCGCGGACCTGGAGATCACCACCACCGTGACGGGGCGCGACGCCGGCCTCCTCGGCGCCGGACTCACCGCCCTGCGTCAGAACCTCCCGATCACCCCGGCACCCCAGGACCCGTCGTCCCAGGAAGAGAGCGCCCAGGCATGA
- a CDS encoding peptide ABC transporter substrate-binding protein: protein MRSLRSAAAALLVLAAALTGCTQEGGRVDMGPTGGTPVEGGTVTMALPPAATPNWIFPIGAPGYGASYNNGIYSLLFMPVYDAVQEKGALTTHGPSTLGLKPKFSDGNKTVTMPLREGVKWSDGKPVTSRDLEFWFNLVKANKTSWGNYSVGTMPDNVKRFETVDDHTVRLHLSRAYNPDWFTANQLTLLRAMPQHAWDAKTDGGEIGDWDRTKGGAKAVFARLTRHAKSLGSYGSDPLWKTVNGPWKLAGWRDSGQVTIVPNEKYTGPTSQRPHLDKVVFKPFTTADSEYNVLRSGGVDYGYIPPSVMAQKEKFEEKGYRTDPWEGWAATYIVYNFNSTHAGPMMDQLYIRQAMQHLVDQKAMSDVIWQGSATPTLGPVPVTPKSQYLSRAMEKNQYPFDVRKARRLLTEHGWETVDGTARCVRPGTGADECGKGIANNAPLELTLLSQSGSTETTNMMQELKSSLSKGGIDLTVRQQPLNSVLGNSVPCKAEDPGCDWDMSFFGTAGSWYYPLNPSGEQLFSTGASANFGNYSDKKADRIIRGVQYSPDMKAVHEYGEYLAEQLPVMWMPNPAYQVSVIRNDLRGVSQNPTVTFAPQDWYYVKKKGADK, encoded by the coding sequence ATGCGCTCACTCAGGTCCGCGGCGGCAGCGCTGCTCGTCCTCGCGGCGGCGCTCACGGGCTGCACGCAGGAGGGCGGCCGCGTCGACATGGGTCCCACCGGCGGCACCCCGGTCGAGGGCGGCACCGTGACGATGGCGCTGCCGCCCGCCGCGACGCCGAACTGGATCTTCCCGATCGGAGCCCCCGGTTACGGAGCCTCGTACAACAACGGGATCTACTCGCTGCTCTTCATGCCGGTGTACGACGCCGTGCAGGAGAAGGGCGCGCTGACCACGCACGGCCCGAGCACCCTCGGCCTGAAGCCGAAGTTCAGCGACGGCAACAAGACCGTCACCATGCCGCTGCGCGAGGGCGTCAAGTGGTCCGACGGAAAGCCGGTCACCTCGCGCGACCTCGAGTTCTGGTTCAACCTCGTCAAGGCCAACAAGACGAGCTGGGGCAACTACTCGGTCGGCACGATGCCCGACAACGTCAAGCGGTTCGAGACCGTCGACGACCACACGGTGCGTCTGCACCTGAGCCGCGCGTACAACCCCGACTGGTTCACCGCCAACCAGCTCACCCTGCTGCGTGCCATGCCCCAGCACGCCTGGGACGCCAAGACGGACGGCGGCGAGATCGGCGACTGGGACCGCACGAAGGGTGGCGCCAAGGCCGTGTTCGCGCGGCTCACCCGGCACGCCAAGAGCCTTGGCTCGTACGGCTCCGACCCGCTCTGGAAGACGGTCAACGGCCCCTGGAAGCTGGCGGGCTGGCGCGACAGCGGCCAGGTCACCATCGTCCCGAACGAGAAGTACACCGGCCCGACGTCGCAGCGCCCGCACCTCGACAAGGTCGTCTTCAAGCCCTTCACCACGGCCGACTCCGAGTACAACGTGCTGCGTTCGGGCGGCGTCGACTACGGCTACATCCCTCCGTCGGTGATGGCACAGAAGGAGAAGTTCGAGGAGAAGGGCTACCGCACCGACCCCTGGGAGGGCTGGGCGGCGACGTACATCGTCTACAACTTCAACTCCACGCACGCGGGCCCGATGATGGACCAGCTCTACATCCGCCAGGCGATGCAGCATCTCGTCGACCAGAAGGCGATGAGCGACGTCATCTGGCAGGGCAGCGCCACGCCGACGCTCGGTCCGGTGCCGGTGACGCCGAAGAGCCAGTACCTGTCCAGGGCGATGGAGAAGAACCAGTACCCCTTCGACGTGCGGAAGGCCCGGCGGCTCCTCACCGAGCACGGCTGGGAGACGGTGGACGGCACCGCCCGCTGCGTACGCCCCGGAACGGGCGCCGACGAGTGCGGCAAGGGCATCGCGAACAACGCGCCGCTCGAACTCACCCTGCTCTCCCAGTCCGGCTCCACCGAGACCACGAACATGATGCAGGAGCTCAAGTCCTCGCTCTCCAAGGGCGGGATCGACCTCACCGTGCGCCAGCAGCCGCTGAACTCGGTTCTCGGCAACTCCGTTCCCTGCAAGGCCGAGGACCCAGGCTGCGACTGGGACATGTCGTTCTTCGGCACGGCCGGCAGCTGGTACTACCCGCTCAACCCGAGCGGTGAGCAGCTCTTCTCCACCGGGGCCTCGGCCAACTTCGGCAACTACAGCGACAAGAAGGCCGACCGGATCATCCGCGGCGTGCAGTACTCCCCCGACATGAAGGCCGTGCACGAGTACGGCGAGTACCTGGCGGAGCAGCTGCCGGTGATGTGGATGCCCAACCCCGCCTACCAAGTCTCCGTGATCCGCAACGACTTGCGGGGCGTCAGCCAGAACCCGACGGTCACCTTCGCGCCGCAGGACTGGTACTACGTCAAGAAGAAGGGAGCCGACAAGTGA
- a CDS encoding ABC transporter permease, with product MTGFLVKRFLQALVVLFLVSIIVFTLLHMLPGGPARAILGPKGTPQQIEAFNHQQGYDRSLPAQYVMYLKRLFTGDLGESFKLNSPVFDLLKQRLPKTLLLTVLSTTLAVVIAVPLGLLQAVRRGKASDYALTGLAFLLYATPVFFLGLIMIILFAQVLPVLPAEAPQGESVGELLGDFTGLVLPVVTMAFGIVAMFSRYMRSAVLDNLTEEYVRTAMAKGQSSRRIMVRHVLRNALIPLATLLGLYLPTLFSGALVVESMFNYPGMGLLFWNAAQGSDFPVLLGVTLVVGVATVVGSLLTDILYAVLDPRIRSVA from the coding sequence GTGACCGGCTTTCTGGTCAAGCGCTTCCTTCAGGCGCTGGTCGTGCTGTTCCTGGTCTCGATCATCGTCTTCACGCTGCTCCACATGCTGCCCGGCGGCCCCGCGCGCGCCATCCTCGGCCCGAAGGGCACGCCGCAGCAGATCGAGGCCTTCAACCACCAGCAGGGCTACGACCGTTCACTTCCCGCGCAGTATGTGATGTACCTGAAGCGGCTGTTCACCGGCGACCTCGGCGAGTCGTTCAAGCTCAACTCTCCGGTCTTCGACCTTCTCAAGCAGCGTCTGCCGAAGACCCTGCTCCTGACGGTGCTCTCCACCACGCTCGCCGTCGTCATCGCGGTCCCGCTCGGCCTGCTCCAGGCCGTGCGGCGCGGCAAGGCGTCGGACTACGCCCTCACCGGGCTCGCCTTCCTCCTCTACGCGACGCCGGTGTTCTTCCTCGGCCTCATCATGATCATTCTGTTCGCCCAGGTGCTGCCGGTCCTCCCGGCGGAGGCGCCACAGGGCGAGAGCGTCGGTGAACTGCTCGGCGACTTCACGGGGTTGGTGCTTCCGGTCGTCACCATGGCGTTCGGCATCGTGGCGATGTTCAGCCGCTACATGCGCTCGGCGGTCCTGGACAACCTCACCGAGGAATACGTCCGTACGGCGATGGCCAAGGGCCAGTCGAGCCGCCGGATCATGGTCCGGCACGTCCTGCGCAACGCGCTGATCCCCCTCGCGACGCTGCTCGGTCTGTATCTGCCGACGCTCTTCAGCGGCGCTCTCGTCGTCGAGTCGATGTTCAACTACCCCGGTATGGGTCTGCTGTTCTGGAACGCGGCGCAGGGCTCGGACTTCCCGGTGCTGCTCGGCGTGACGCTCGTCGTCGGCGTCGCCACCGTCGTCGGATCGCTGCTCACCGACATCCTGTACGCCGTCCTCGACCCCCGGATCCGGAGCGTGGCATGA
- a CDS encoding ABC transporter permease gives MSTATADVTPGAAPGNEAAAQATPSLARRTLQVFTGNKLALTGVVVLVLLLAFSYLGPLVYSTEQTHTDLSQANLAPGSSGHLLGTTDLGYDMVGRLMVAGQTSLEIGLAAGLLATLFGTVYGAVAGYFGGWVDAAMMRITDAALAIPAMFLLVVVAAIITPSKGVLIVIIASVAWLSPARLVRGEALSLRDREYVQAMRMMGGGGARAVFKHIAPNAIGTVIVNCTFQIADAILYVSYLAFLGLSIPPPSADWGSMLSAGITYTQNGYWWLIFPPGIAIVLVVAAFNFIGDGLRDAFEVRLRK, from the coding sequence ATGAGTACCGCGACCGCAGACGTCACCCCCGGGGCAGCCCCGGGGAACGAGGCCGCGGCGCAGGCCACGCCCTCGCTCGCCCGCCGCACGCTCCAGGTCTTCACCGGCAACAAGCTCGCCCTGACGGGCGTGGTGGTCCTGGTCCTGCTCCTGGCCTTCAGCTACCTCGGCCCGCTCGTGTACTCCACCGAGCAGACGCACACCGACCTGTCCCAGGCGAACCTCGCGCCGGGCAGCTCCGGCCATCTTCTGGGCACCACCGACCTCGGTTACGACATGGTCGGGCGGCTCATGGTCGCCGGGCAGACGTCGCTCGAGATCGGCCTGGCGGCGGGCCTGTTGGCGACGCTCTTCGGGACCGTGTACGGCGCCGTGGCGGGGTACTTCGGCGGCTGGGTCGACGCGGCCATGATGCGGATCACGGACGCGGCGCTCGCGATCCCGGCGATGTTCCTGCTCGTCGTGGTCGCCGCGATCATCACGCCCAGCAAGGGCGTCCTCATCGTCATCATCGCGTCGGTCGCCTGGCTCTCCCCCGCCCGCCTGGTGCGCGGCGAGGCGCTCTCGCTGCGCGACCGCGAGTACGTACAGGCGATGCGGATGATGGGCGGCGGCGGCGCGCGGGCCGTCTTCAAGCACATCGCGCCGAACGCGATCGGCACGGTCATCGTCAACTGCACCTTCCAGATCGCCGACGCCATCCTCTACGTCAGCTATCTCGCCTTCCTGGGGCTGAGCATCCCGCCGCCGTCGGCCGACTGGGGCTCGATGCTCTCGGCCGGCATCACCTACACCCAGAACGGCTACTGGTGGCTGATCTTCCCGCCGGGCATCGCGATCGTCCTGGTCGTCGCCGCGTTCAACTTCATCGGCGACGGGCTGCGGGACGCGTTCGAAGTACGGCTGCGGAAGTAA
- a CDS encoding ABC transporter ATP-binding protein, whose product MTEPLLKTDPPRDTGPLLKIEDLRVDITSRERTVHALDGISLELAPGEALGIVGESGCGKTMTALSVLGLLPPGGEVTGGRVLFDGRDLAAAPAPVLQDVRGNTIGMVFQDPLTSLNPTMTIGAQVAEPLVLHRPELSRKEAWARAQEMLRLVGMPQPAERMKAYPHQLSGGMRQRVAIAMALVCEPKLLIADEPTTALDVTTQAQILELIDGLRERLGMAMILVTHDLGVIASRVDRVAVMYAGTIAEQADVRDLFARPRHRYTEALFASLPERAADTGSALHTIPGLPPNLALRPTGCRFAPRCTFATDECREREPQLMDDELRGGEHRFACFHPVPDNASQEDVVVPPTVPAPRVSDDTLLELGALVKEFPLKGGAFSRSRGTVSAVGGVSLEIRKGETFGMVGESGCGKTTLGRIVAGLEEPTAGHVRFEGHDPARMSRAERRAHRRRVQLMFQDSTAAMDPRMRVGEILREPLVIQGVGTRAEQEKLTAELLDAVGLPRGAVHRYPHEFSGGQRQRLGLARALTLSPDLVVADEPVSALDVSVQAQILNLMRELQRERGLTYLFISHDLAVVRHLADTVGVMYLGKLVESGPAEQVYGRPLHPYTRGLLDTVNLPDPEAAQGQGRTPLEGETPSAAKPPSGCRFRTRCPLAQEVCATTEPPVSTPGSAGHQVACHFPLSAPRLTSAV is encoded by the coding sequence ATGACCGAGCCTCTGCTCAAGACCGACCCGCCGCGCGACACCGGCCCGTTGCTCAAAATCGAGGACCTTCGCGTCGACATCACCTCGCGCGAGCGCACCGTCCACGCCCTCGACGGGATCTCCCTCGAACTCGCCCCGGGCGAGGCCCTGGGCATCGTGGGCGAGTCCGGCTGCGGCAAGACGATGACCGCGCTCAGCGTCCTCGGGCTCCTGCCGCCCGGCGGTGAGGTCACCGGCGGACGCGTCCTGTTCGACGGCCGGGATCTGGCCGCCGCACCGGCGCCGGTCCTCCAGGACGTACGGGGCAACACCATCGGCATGGTCTTCCAGGACCCGCTCACCTCGCTCAACCCGACCATGACGATCGGCGCACAGGTGGCCGAGCCGCTCGTCCTGCACCGCCCGGAGCTGAGCAGGAAGGAGGCGTGGGCGCGGGCCCAGGAGATGCTGCGCCTGGTCGGCATGCCGCAGCCCGCCGAGCGCATGAAGGCGTACCCGCACCAGCTGTCGGGCGGCATGCGCCAGCGCGTGGCGATCGCCATGGCCCTGGTCTGCGAGCCGAAGCTGCTCATCGCGGACGAGCCGACCACCGCCCTCGACGTGACGACGCAGGCCCAGATCCTGGAGCTGATCGACGGCCTGCGCGAGCGGCTCGGCATGGCGATGATCCTGGTCACGCACGACCTGGGCGTCATCGCGAGCCGGGTCGACCGGGTCGCGGTGATGTACGCGGGCACAATCGCCGAACAGGCCGACGTACGCGACCTGTTCGCGAGACCCCGGCACCGCTACACGGAGGCGCTCTTCGCCTCGCTTCCCGAGCGCGCCGCGGACACCGGCTCCGCGCTGCACACGATCCCGGGCCTTCCCCCGAACCTGGCGCTGCGCCCCACCGGGTGCCGCTTCGCGCCGCGCTGCACTTTCGCGACGGACGAGTGCCGGGAGCGGGAGCCGCAGCTCATGGACGACGAACTGCGGGGCGGGGAGCACCGGTTCGCCTGTTTCCATCCGGTGCCGGACAACGCGTCGCAGGAGGATGTCGTGGTCCCGCCGACCGTGCCCGCGCCGCGCGTCTCCGATGACACACTCCTCGAACTCGGCGCTCTGGTGAAGGAGTTCCCCCTCAAGGGCGGCGCCTTCTCACGCAGCCGGGGCACGGTGAGCGCGGTCGGCGGGGTGTCCCTGGAGATCCGCAAGGGCGAGACGTTCGGCATGGTCGGCGAGTCCGGGTGCGGCAAGACCACGCTCGGCCGGATCGTCGCAGGCCTGGAGGAGCCGACGGCCGGGCACGTGCGCTTCGAGGGTCACGACCCGGCGCGGATGTCGCGGGCCGAGCGGCGGGCGCACCGACGGCGTGTGCAGCTGATGTTCCAGGACTCCACGGCCGCCATGGACCCACGGATGCGGGTGGGCGAGATCCTGCGGGAGCCCCTGGTCATCCAGGGCGTCGGCACGCGCGCCGAACAGGAGAAGCTGACCGCCGAACTCCTGGACGCGGTCGGCCTGCCGCGCGGCGCCGTGCACCGCTACCCGCACGAGTTCTCCGGCGGGCAGCGTCAACGCCTCGGTCTTGCACGGGCGTTGACCCTCTCCCCCGATCTGGTGGTCGCGGACGAGCCGGTCTCCGCGCTCGACGTCTCCGTCCAGGCGCAGATCCTGAACCTGATGCGGGAGCTCCAGCGGGAGCGCGGCCTGACGTATCTGTTCATCTCGCACGATCTGGCGGTGGTGCGCCACCTCGCGGACACGGTCGGCGTGATGTACCTGGGCAAGCTGGTCGAGTCGGGCCCTGCCGAGCAGGTGTACGGCCGGCCACTGCATCCCTACACGCGGGGACTGCTCGACACGGTCAACCTGCCGGACCCGGAGGCGGCGCAGGGCCAGGGACGCACCCCCTTGGAGGGCGAGACACCGTCGGCCGCGAAGCCGCCGTCCGGCTGCCGCTTCCGTACGCGATGCCCGCTGGCCCAGGAGGTCTGCGCCACCACGGAGCCACCGGTGTCCACCCCGGGCAGCGCGGGACACCAAGTCGCGTGCCACTTCCCCCTGTCCGCGCCTCGACTGACGTCGGCTGTGTGA
- the mmuM gene encoding homocysteine S-methyltransferase: protein MKLADALTSRPLVLDGGLSNQLEAAGHDLSDALWSARLLADRPEAIAAAHRAYYEAGADIATTASYQATFEGFAKHGIDAVSTAELLRLSVELARDAGADADRDVWVAASAGPYGAMLADGSEYRGGYGLTVAELERFHRPRLEVLADAEPDVLALETVPDTDEARALLRAVRGLGVPAWLSYTVSGGYTRAGQPLAEAFALAADADEILAVGVNCCDPQDADAAVRLAARITGKPVVVYPNSGETWDAAARTWRGPAHFTAGRVAALREAGARLIGGCCRVGPEAIARVAAELSGTDRP from the coding sequence GTGAAACTCGCGGATGCACTGACCAGCCGCCCGCTCGTGCTCGACGGCGGCCTCTCCAACCAGCTGGAGGCCGCCGGGCACGACCTGAGCGACGCCCTGTGGTCGGCGAGGCTGCTGGCCGACCGGCCCGAGGCCATCGCCGCGGCGCACCGGGCGTACTACGAGGCAGGCGCGGACATCGCCACCACGGCGAGCTATCAGGCGACGTTCGAGGGCTTCGCGAAGCATGGCATCGACGCGGTCAGCACCGCCGAACTGCTGCGCCTGAGCGTGGAGTTGGCACGCGACGCGGGAGCGGACGCCGACCGTGACGTGTGGGTGGCCGCGTCTGCGGGGCCGTACGGCGCGATGCTCGCGGACGGCTCCGAATACCGGGGCGGGTACGGCCTGACGGTGGCCGAGCTCGAACGCTTCCACCGCCCGCGCCTGGAGGTCCTCGCGGACGCGGAGCCGGATGTCCTCGCCCTGGAGACGGTCCCGGACACGGACGAGGCGCGGGCCCTGCTGCGGGCGGTGCGCGGCCTGGGGGTGCCCGCCTGGCTCTCGTACACCGTCTCCGGCGGCTACACACGTGCGGGCCAGCCCCTCGCGGAGGCCTTCGCGCTGGCCGCCGACGCCGACGAGATCCTCGCGGTCGGCGTCAACTGCTGCGATCCGCAGGACGCGGACGCGGCGGTGCGCCTCGCCGCGCGGATCACGGGCAAGCCGGTGGTGGTGTACCCGAACAGCGGTGAGACGTGGGACGCGGCCGCCCGGACGTGGCGGGGCCCCGCCCACTTCACCGCGGGCCGGGTCGCTGCCTTGCGGGAGGCGGGGGCGCGGCTGATCGGGGGATGCTGCCGCGTCGGGCCGGAAGCGATCGCGCGGGTGGCCGCGGAGCTGTCCGGCACGGACCGGCCCTGA